One Mesorhizobium sp. J428 DNA segment encodes these proteins:
- a CDS encoding type II toxin-antitoxin system ParD family antitoxin — MNKHTTLSLDDHSAEFIEQQIDGGNFASASEVVAAGLKLLEERQAKIEALRAAIIEGEESGPSTPFDFDEFIARKRRERGL, encoded by the coding sequence ATGAACAAGCACACGACCCTGTCGCTGGACGACCACTCCGCCGAGTTTATCGAGCAGCAGATTGATGGTGGCAATTTTGCCTCGGCCAGTGAAGTCGTCGCGGCAGGCTTGAAGCTGCTGGAGGAGCGTCAGGCGAAGATCGAGGCTCTGAGGGCTGCGATCATCGAGGGGGAAGAGAGCGGTCCCTCGACGCCGTTCGATTTCGATGAGTTCATTGCCCGCAAGCGCCGCGAACGCGGTTTATGA
- a CDS encoding type II toxin-antitoxin system RelE/ParE family toxin: MNNYILSPAAQADIDRIWDYTADNWGADRADRYVREIRRACASISVDGREGRKIFEIKANYRKLSVGSHFIIFRLVHGQVDVVRVLHQRMDIASHLED, translated from the coding sequence ATGAACAACTACATTCTGTCACCGGCCGCGCAGGCCGACATCGATAGGATCTGGGATTACACTGCCGACAACTGGGGCGCCGATCGGGCCGATCGTTATGTTCGCGAGATAAGACGCGCCTGCGCTTCGATTTCGGTGGATGGCCGGGAGGGCCGGAAGATCTTCGAGATAAAGGCGAATTATCGGAAGCTGTCGGTCGGTTCGCACTTTATCATCTTCCGTCTCGTCCACGGCCAAGTGGACGTGGTCCGCGTTCTCCATCAGCGGATGGACATCGCTTCGCACCTTGAGGATTAG
- a CDS encoding alkaline phosphatase family protein: MPLSSKLLLIIIDGVPERNFRRYFGNLEGWVKNGDARVWRLRSTLPSISGPCYASIHTGVPPQEHGILSNEARFRVSQPDLFSEISKAGGKTGAVTHSYWSEFFNRYPFDFVRDLEYDEPDSPITHGRFHTMTGYGRDNQMTPSDVDLFATLTMLTERFGIDYGILHTCTLDSMGHRFGHDCVEMDNACLHMDGMLAAFLPRWLRDGYEVIVTADHGQTDRGTHGGHEDLQQDTAFYYFGQAKGPKPDTLLDQLALAPSILKRLGVKIPATMKAKPFF, encoded by the coding sequence ATGCCCCTCTCCTCCAAGCTCCTCCTCATCATCATCGACGGCGTACCGGAGCGGAACTTCCGCCGCTACTTCGGCAATCTCGAAGGCTGGGTGAAGAACGGCGACGCACGCGTCTGGAGGCTGCGCAGCACGCTGCCGTCGATTTCCGGACCCTGCTATGCTTCGATCCACACCGGCGTGCCGCCGCAGGAGCATGGCATCCTGTCGAACGAGGCCCGCTTCCGCGTCTCCCAGCCCGACCTCTTCTCGGAGATCTCGAAGGCCGGCGGCAAGACGGGCGCCGTCACCCATTCCTACTGGTCGGAATTCTTCAACCGCTATCCGTTCGATTTCGTCCGCGATCTCGAATATGACGAGCCGGACAGCCCGATCACCCACGGCCGCTTCCACACGATGACCGGCTATGGCCGCGACAACCAGATGACGCCGTCGGATGTTGACCTGTTCGCGACGCTGACTATGCTCACCGAGCGCTTCGGTATCGACTACGGTATCCTGCACACCTGCACACTGGACTCGATGGGCCATCGCTTCGGCCACGATTGCGTCGAGATGGACAATGCCTGCCTGCACATGGACGGCATGCTGGCCGCCTTCCTGCCGCGCTGGCTGAGGGACGGCTACGAGGTGATCGTCACCGCCGACCACGGCCAGACCGACCGCGGCACGCATGGTGGCCACGAAGACCTGCAGCAGGACACGGCCTTCTACTATTTCGGGCAGGCCAAGGGGCCGAAGCCGGACACGCTGCTCGACCAGCTGGCGCTGGCGCCTTCCATCCTCAAGCGGCTGGGGGTGAAGATACCCGCGACGATGAAGGCGAAGCCCTTCTTCTGA
- a CDS encoding cupin domain-containing protein: MAQATFSDVMLPQEPNHLAPDGSQVRELARLAGGTMAHFTLPPGAVSKAVRHRTVEEIWFILSGRGQMWRRSGRMHEIADLAPGLSLTIPLGTSFQFRNDGDAPLTAVAITMPPWPGADEAEFIDGIW, translated from the coding sequence ATGGCACAGGCGACCTTTTCCGATGTCATGCTGCCGCAAGAGCCGAACCATCTCGCTCCGGATGGTTCGCAGGTTCGTGAACTCGCCCGGCTTGCCGGCGGCACGATGGCGCATTTCACCCTACCGCCCGGGGCCGTCTCCAAGGCGGTCAGGCACCGCACGGTCGAGGAGATCTGGTTCATCCTCTCCGGCCGCGGCCAGATGTGGCGGCGCAGCGGCCGCATGCACGAGATCGCCGATCTCGCGCCCGGCCTGTCGCTGACCATTCCCCTCGGCACCAGCTTCCAGTTCCGCAACGACGGCGATGCGCCGCTGACCGCGGTCGCGATCACCATGCCGCCCTGGCCCGGCGCCGACGAGGCCGAGTTCATCGACGGGATCTGGTGA
- a CDS encoding phosphodiesterase → MLIAHLSDPHLQPRGVLYQDVVDSNAMFEAAIRHLNGLQPEPDLVILSGDLVDTGSSDEYAHALELLATIRKPLLAIPGNHDEREAFRAAFRDRPWVARSGPLHVVADGFGPVRIIGFDVTVPGAHHGDVDDAAAAWLVDVLQADPERPTIIMLHQPPLQTGVPYLDAYRCFNAARLEAIVRRFPAVERVLCGHVHRMMQVRFGGTLLMTAPSTTTSIALRPWPDAEPASFVEPPAMLLHHWRPEAGLVTHVVPIGTFPGPYDFA, encoded by the coding sequence ATGCTGATTGCCCATCTGTCCGACCCGCATCTGCAACCGCGCGGCGTGCTGTATCAGGACGTGGTCGATTCCAACGCGATGTTCGAGGCGGCGATCCGGCATCTCAACGGACTGCAGCCCGAGCCGGACCTCGTGATCCTGAGTGGCGACCTCGTCGACACGGGATCGAGCGACGAATATGCGCATGCGCTCGAGCTGCTGGCGACGATCCGCAAGCCGCTGCTGGCGATCCCCGGCAATCACGACGAGCGGGAAGCGTTTCGCGCGGCTTTCCGCGACCGGCCATGGGTGGCTCGTTCAGGCCCGCTCCACGTCGTCGCCGACGGGTTCGGCCCGGTGCGGATCATCGGCTTCGACGTGACGGTGCCCGGCGCGCATCATGGCGACGTCGACGACGCTGCCGCGGCATGGCTCGTCGATGTGCTGCAGGCTGACCCGGAACGGCCGACGATCATCATGCTGCACCAGCCGCCGCTTCAGACCGGCGTTCCCTATCTGGACGCGTATCGCTGCTTCAATGCGGCGCGGCTGGAGGCGATCGTTCGGCGGTTTCCGGCCGTGGAGCGCGTGCTGTGCGGCCATGTGCACCGCATGATGCAGGTGCGCTTCGGCGGCACGCTCTTGATGACGGCGCCCAGCACGACGACGAGCATCGCCCTGCGGCCGTGGCCGGACGCGGAGCCAGCCTCGTTCGTCGAGCCGCCCGCAATGCTGCTGCACCACTGGCGGCCGGAGGCGGGCCTCGTCACGCATGTGGTGCCGATCGGGACCTTTCCCGGGCCCTACGACTTCGCCTGA
- a CDS encoding helix-turn-helix transcriptional regulator, with protein MDRDAILKALAHPARREMLGWLKEPETHFPDQKHPHSMGVCANQFERCGLSQSTVSTHLSTLVSAGLLTQSKVGQWVFYSRNEDTIAAFRASLTDL; from the coding sequence ATGGACCGCGACGCAATACTGAAGGCCCTTGCGCATCCGGCCCGCCGCGAAATGCTTGGCTGGCTGAAGGAGCCCGAGACGCACTTCCCCGACCAGAAGCACCCGCATTCGATGGGGGTATGTGCCAACCAGTTCGAGCGCTGCGGCCTGTCGCAGTCTACTGTCTCCACCCACCTGTCCACCCTCGTCTCCGCAGGCCTGCTCACGCAGAGCAAGGTGGGCCAGTGGGTCTTCTATTCCCGCAACGAGGACACGATCGCGGCCTTCCGCGCCTCCCTCACCGACCTCTGA
- a CDS encoding alkene reductase, translating into MPTLYDPIKLGDITLPNRLAMAPLTRNRSPKAVPGPLGVTYYTQRASAGLLISEGTAITQQGQGYADVPGLYGPEQLAGWKKITDAVHAAGGHIFTQIWHVGRVSHSSLQPNGGQPVAPSAITAKTKTYIIHADGSGEFAPTSEPRALDRAELAGIVDDYRRAARAAVKEAGFDGIEIHGANGYLIDQFLRSGTNQRTDDYGGSIENRARLLFEVVDAIVAEIGGAKTAIRISPVTPANDASDPDPQPLFEHVVRGLAARGLAYVHVIEGATGGARDFTQGDKPFDWTALKAAYRDAGGTGVWMVNNGYDRELAEEAVASGRADMVAFGRLYIANPDLLARFKARAPLNEPQRATFYGGGAAGYTDYPAADLSAVAA; encoded by the coding sequence ATGCCTACCCTCTACGATCCGATCAAGCTCGGCGACATCACGCTGCCGAACCGCCTCGCCATGGCGCCGCTGACGCGCAACCGTTCGCCGAAGGCCGTGCCCGGCCCGCTCGGCGTCACCTATTACACGCAGCGCGCGTCCGCCGGCCTGCTGATCAGCGAAGGCACCGCGATCACCCAGCAGGGCCAGGGCTACGCGGACGTTCCCGGCCTCTACGGGCCGGAGCAGTTGGCCGGCTGGAAGAAGATCACCGATGCCGTCCACGCCGCCGGTGGGCACATCTTCACGCAGATCTGGCATGTCGGCCGCGTCTCGCACTCGTCCCTCCAGCCGAACGGCGGCCAGCCGGTGGCGCCCTCCGCGATCACGGCGAAGACCAAGACCTACATCATCCACGCCGATGGCAGCGGCGAGTTCGCGCCGACCTCCGAACCCCGCGCACTCGATCGTGCGGAGCTTGCCGGCATCGTCGACGACTACCGGCGCGCCGCCCGCGCGGCAGTAAAGGAGGCCGGCTTCGACGGCATCGAGATCCACGGCGCCAACGGCTACCTCATCGACCAGTTCCTGCGCTCCGGTACCAACCAGCGCACCGACGACTATGGCGGCTCGATCGAAAACCGCGCCCGCCTGCTGTTCGAGGTAGTGGACGCGATCGTCGCCGAGATCGGCGGCGCCAAGACGGCGATCCGCATCTCGCCCGTGACGCCTGCCAACGACGCCTCCGACCCCGATCCACAGCCGCTCTTCGAGCATGTCGTGCGCGGCCTCGCCGCGCGCGGCCTCGCCTATGTCCACGTCATCGAGGGCGCCACCGGCGGCGCGCGCGATTTCACCCAGGGCGACAAGCCCTTCGACTGGACAGCCCTGAAGGCCGCCTACCGCGATGCCGGCGGAACGGGCGTCTGGATGGTTAACAATGGCTACGACCGCGAGCTTGCTGAGGAAGCCGTCGCCAGCGGCCGCGCCGACATGGTGGCGTTCGGCCGGCTCTACATCGCCAATCCGGATCTCCTCGCTCGGTTCAAGGCCAGGGCTCCGCTTAACGAACCGCAGCGCGCAACCTTCTACGGCGGCGGCGCAGCAGGCTACACCGACTACCCCGCAGCCGACCTCTCGGCCGTGGCGGCCTGA
- a CDS encoding GlxA family transcriptional regulator: MPKSERPSIFTTDQSPLTLTMLVFSGCSIMCVASAVDPLRAANRIAGRTVFDWTLVSADGEPPVTTAGLPVAVSGRFDPQAKVDVLMAIGGFGTRHETSAALVSGFRRAGRAARAVGGIEAGGWLLGHGGLLEGRAATTHWEDFEDFAARFPDTDVRPDRYVIDGPVFTTGGASPTFDLMLHLVRSRLGMAVALDVASVFIYDQARAATDAQPLVSLGRLDGYDPRLAQAIRLMESHVDRPLTVAAIAKRLGLSTRALELMFSRSIGETPGAYYLRLRLNAARRLVLDTAEPMADIAARTGFSSASAFSRAFKAGFGKAPALMRRA, encoded by the coding sequence ATGCCGAAAAGCGAAAGGCCATCGATCTTCACGACTGATCAGTCGCCGCTCACGCTGACGATGCTGGTGTTCTCCGGCTGCTCGATCATGTGCGTGGCCTCGGCGGTCGATCCGCTGCGCGCCGCGAACCGGATCGCCGGTCGGACGGTGTTCGACTGGACGCTTGTCTCCGCCGACGGCGAACCGCCGGTCACGACCGCCGGCCTGCCGGTCGCGGTGTCCGGCCGGTTCGATCCGCAGGCCAAGGTGGACGTGCTCATGGCCATCGGCGGGTTCGGCACGCGGCATGAGACGTCCGCCGCGCTGGTCTCAGGCTTCCGGCGCGCTGGGCGGGCGGCGCGGGCCGTGGGCGGCATCGAGGCGGGCGGCTGGCTGCTCGGGCACGGCGGCCTGCTCGAGGGGAGGGCGGCCACGACCCACTGGGAGGATTTCGAGGACTTTGCGGCGCGTTTTCCGGACACCGACGTGCGGCCGGACCGCTACGTGATCGACGGGCCGGTGTTCACCACCGGCGGCGCCTCGCCGACCTTCGACCTGATGCTGCATCTGGTGCGCTCCCGGCTCGGCATGGCGGTGGCGCTCGATGTCGCCTCGGTGTTCATCTACGACCAGGCGAGGGCGGCGACCGACGCGCAGCCGCTGGTCTCGCTCGGCCGGCTCGACGGCTACGACCCGCGGCTGGCGCAGGCGATCCGGCTGATGGAGAGCCATGTCGACCGGCCGCTGACGGTCGCTGCGATCGCAAAGCGGTTGGGCCTGTCGACGCGGGCGCTCGAACTGATGTTCTCGCGCTCGATCGGCGAGACGCCGGGCGCCTATTATCTGCGGCTGCGCCTCAACGCGGCGCGGAGATTGGTGCTCGATACGGCGGAGCCGATGGCCGACATCGCGGCCCGGACGGGCTTCTCCTCCGCGTCGGCCTTCAGTCGGGCGTTCAAGGCCGGGTTCGGCAAGGCGCCGGCGCTGATGAGACGGGCGTGA
- a CDS encoding 3-keto-5-aminohexanoate cleavage protein, which yields MPLEMNREVFITCAVTGSGGTQDRSPHVPRSPREIADSAIAAAKAGAAIVHCHVRDPETGKPRRDVHLYREVTERIRDANVDVVLNLTAGMGGDIVFGSVEKPLPLKEAGTDMGGATDRVEHVRQCLPEICTLDCGTMNFAEADYVMTNTPGMLRAMGGMMTAMGVKPEIEAFDTGHLWFAKQLVEEGVLKPDALVQLCMGVPWGAPDDLNTFMAMVNNVPKTWTFSAFSLGRNQMAYAAAAVLTGGNVRVGLEDNLWLDKGVLATNAQLVEKAVTVIENMGARVIGPEEVRKKLNLTKRAPVSAKAA from the coding sequence ATGCCGCTCGAAATGAACCGCGAGGTCTTCATCACCTGCGCCGTCACAGGCTCGGGCGGCACGCAGGACCGCTCGCCGCACGTTCCCCGCTCGCCGAGAGAGATCGCCGACTCTGCCATCGCCGCGGCAAAGGCGGGCGCCGCGATCGTCCACTGCCATGTCCGCGATCCCGAGACCGGCAAGCCGCGCCGCGATGTGCACCTCTACCGCGAAGTCACCGAGCGCATTCGCGACGCCAATGTCGACGTGGTGCTGAACCTCACCGCCGGCATGGGCGGCGACATAGTATTCGGTAGCGTCGAGAAGCCGCTGCCGCTGAAGGAGGCCGGCACCGACATGGGCGGCGCCACCGACCGCGTCGAGCATGTCCGCCAGTGCCTGCCCGAGATCTGCACGCTCGACTGCGGCACGATGAACTTCGCCGAGGCCGACTACGTCATGACCAACACGCCCGGCATGCTGCGCGCCATGGGCGGCATGATGACGGCGATGGGCGTGAAGCCGGAGATCGAGGCCTTCGACACCGGCCATCTCTGGTTCGCGAAACAGCTCGTCGAGGAAGGCGTCCTGAAGCCGGACGCCCTGGTCCAGCTCTGCATGGGCGTGCCGTGGGGTGCACCGGACGACCTGAACACCTTCATGGCCATGGTCAACAACGTGCCGAAGACCTGGACCTTCTCCGCCTTCTCGCTCGGCCGCAACCAGATGGCCTATGCGGCGGCTGCCGTGCTCACCGGCGGCAATGTCCGCGTCGGGCTGGAGGATAATCTCTGGCTCGACAAGGGCGTGCTCGCCACCAACGCACAGCTGGTCGAAAAGGCGGTGACGGTGATCGAGAACATGGGCGCGCGCGTCATCGGCCCGGAGGAAGTGCGCAAGAAGCTCAACCTGACCAAGCGCGCGCCGGTTTCGGCGAAGGCGGCTTAG
- a CDS encoding carnitine 3-dehydrogenase, with protein sequence MTITKAACIGGGVIGAGWVARLVLNGIDVAVFDPDPEAKRKVDEVMKGARRAYRRMATAGLPKEGKITYARTIAEAVADADFIQESVPERLDLKHRVLAEIDAHAPSSALVGSSTSGIKPTDMQVAMKKHPERLVVGHPFNPVYLLPIVEIVGGEQTWPEAIELARDYYAGIGMKPVVIRKEIEAFVGDRLLEAMWREALWLIKDGICTVEELDDIMRYGFGLRWAQMGMFQVYRIAGGEAGMRHFMAQFGPCLSWPWTKLMDVPEFNDELVDLIASQSDDQSSQWSIRELEKIRDENLIGIMEALAKADKGKGWGAGELHKTYVKQLGKGAKAKVSKAAEKAKATKPKKVEAKKKRKG encoded by the coding sequence ATGACAATCACCAAAGCAGCCTGCATCGGCGGCGGCGTCATCGGCGCGGGTTGGGTTGCCCGCCTCGTGCTGAACGGCATCGACGTCGCGGTGTTCGACCCGGACCCCGAGGCCAAGCGCAAGGTCGACGAGGTGATGAAGGGCGCCCGCCGCGCCTACAGGCGCATGGCCACCGCCGGCCTGCCGAAGGAAGGCAAGATCACCTACGCCAGGACGATCGCCGAGGCGGTCGCCGACGCCGACTTCATCCAGGAAAGCGTGCCGGAGCGGCTCGACCTCAAGCACAGGGTCCTGGCCGAGATCGACGCGCATGCGCCCTCCTCCGCGCTGGTCGGCTCGTCCACCTCCGGCATCAAGCCGACCGACATGCAGGTGGCGATGAAGAAGCATCCGGAGCGGCTGGTCGTCGGCCATCCGTTCAACCCGGTCTACCTGCTGCCGATCGTCGAGATCGTCGGCGGCGAGCAGACCTGGCCCGAGGCGATCGAACTCGCCCGCGACTATTATGCTGGGATCGGCATGAAGCCGGTCGTCATCCGCAAGGAGATCGAGGCCTTCGTCGGCGACCGCCTGCTGGAAGCCATGTGGCGCGAGGCGCTGTGGCTGATCAAGGACGGCATCTGCACCGTCGAGGAACTGGACGACATCATGCGCTACGGCTTCGGCCTGCGCTGGGCGCAGATGGGCATGTTCCAGGTCTACCGCATCGCCGGCGGCGAGGCCGGCATGCGCCACTTCATGGCCCAGTTCGGTCCCTGCCTGTCTTGGCCCTGGACCAAGCTGATGGACGTGCCGGAGTTCAACGACGAGCTGGTCGACCTGATCGCCTCGCAGTCCGACGACCAGTCTTCGCAATGGTCGATCCGCGAGCTGGAGAAGATCCGCGACGAAAACCTGATCGGCATCATGGAGGCGCTCGCCAAGGCCGACAAGGGCAAGGGCTGGGGCGCCGGCGAGCTGCACAAGACCTATGTGAAGCAGCTCGGCAAGGGGGCCAAGGCGAAGGTGTCCAAGGCGGCGGAGAAGGCGAAAGCGACGAAGCCGAAGAAGGTCGAAGCCAAGAAAAAGAGGAAGGGCTGA
- a CDS encoding acyl-CoA dehydrogenase family protein, whose amino-acid sequence MNFGLTDEQKLIVETTRSFVETELYPHEAEVERTGKLEMDLIRELQKKAMAAGLYAANMPAEVGGAGLDTLSWLLYEKELGRANYALHWTCVARPSNILLAGTDAQKEKYLYPCIRGETWDCLAMTEPGAGSDLRGMKATARQDGDDWVLNGTKHFISHADIAGFAIVFMASGEEDSPRGKRKKITAFFVDKGTPGFTVRDGYRNVSHRGYTNAILEFDDCRLPREQILGEVHKGFEVANSWLGATRLQVASTCLGRAERALQHAIEYAAQREQFGQQIGKFQGVSFKLADMATELKAAELLTREAGWKYDAGTVTDEDMAMAKLKATEVLAFIADEAIQIHGGMGLMDDLPLERIWRDARVERIWEGTSEIQRHIISRALLRAVGG is encoded by the coding sequence ATGAACTTCGGCCTCACCGACGAACAGAAGCTCATCGTCGAGACGACGCGGTCCTTCGTCGAGACCGAGCTCTATCCGCACGAGGCGGAGGTGGAGCGCACCGGCAAGCTGGAGATGGACCTGATCCGCGAGCTGCAGAAGAAGGCGATGGCCGCCGGCCTCTACGCCGCCAACATGCCGGCCGAGGTCGGTGGCGCGGGGCTCGATACGCTGTCCTGGCTGCTCTACGAGAAGGAGCTCGGCCGCGCCAACTACGCGCTACACTGGACCTGCGTCGCACGCCCCTCCAACATCCTGCTCGCCGGTACCGACGCGCAGAAGGAGAAATATCTCTATCCCTGCATCCGCGGCGAGACCTGGGACTGCCTCGCCATGACCGAGCCCGGCGCGGGCTCCGACCTGCGCGGCATGAAGGCGACCGCGCGCCAGGACGGCGACGACTGGGTGCTCAACGGAACCAAACATTTCATCAGCCACGCCGACATCGCCGGCTTCGCGATCGTCTTCATGGCCTCGGGCGAGGAAGACTCGCCGCGCGGCAAACGCAAGAAGATCACCGCCTTCTTCGTCGACAAGGGCACGCCCGGCTTCACCGTCCGCGACGGCTACCGCAACGTCTCGCACCGCGGCTACACCAATGCGATCCTCGAATTCGACGATTGCCGACTGCCCAGGGAGCAGATTTTGGGCGAGGTCCACAAGGGCTTCGAGGTGGCGAATTCCTGGCTCGGTGCCACCCGCCTGCAGGTCGCCTCCACCTGCCTCGGCCGCGCCGAACGCGCCCTGCAGCACGCCATCGAATATGCCGCGCAGCGCGAACAGTTCGGCCAGCAGATCGGCAAGTTCCAGGGCGTCTCGTTCAAGCTCGCCGACATGGCGACCGAACTGAAGGCGGCGGAGCTTCTCACCCGCGAGGCCGGCTGGAAATACGACGCCGGCACCGTCACCGACGAGGACATGGCGATGGCCAAGCTCAAGGCGACGGAGGTGCTAGCCTTCATCGCCGACGAGGCGATCCAGATCCACGGCGGCATGGGCCTGATGGACGACCTGCCGCTGGAACGCATCTGGCGCGACGCCCGCGTCGAGCGCATCTGGGAGGGCACGAGCGAGATCCAGAGGCATATCATCAGCCGTGCGCTGCTCAGGGCAGTGGGTGGATGA
- a CDS encoding DUF2161 domain-containing phosphodiesterase: MTRIRETDLYLPVKRLLEAQGYTVKGEVGAVDVVAVREGDEPVIVELKAGFSLSLFHQAIARQTITDAVYIAVPRGTGRASMTALADNTALCRRLGLGLVTVRLSDGFVEIHCDPAPYRPRQSKPRKTRLLREFAKLVGDPNSGGSTRRKLITAYRQEALMCLRMLTEQGPTKASEIARQTRIAHARRLMADNHYGWFERVETGIYALSPKGLTAAADYAVEIEKLVSSRVPDPDATIAP; the protein is encoded by the coding sequence ATGACCCGAATCCGCGAGACCGACCTCTATCTCCCCGTGAAGCGCCTGCTCGAAGCGCAAGGCTACACGGTCAAGGGCGAGGTCGGCGCCGTCGATGTCGTCGCGGTGCGCGAAGGCGACGAGCCGGTCATCGTCGAGTTGAAGGCCGGCTTCTCGCTCTCTCTGTTCCATCAGGCCATCGCTCGGCAGACGATCACCGATGCGGTCTACATCGCCGTGCCGCGCGGCACCGGGCGCGCCTCGATGACTGCGCTTGCCGACAACACGGCGCTCTGCCGACGGCTCGGCCTCGGCCTCGTCACGGTCCGCCTGTCCGACGGCTTCGTCGAGATCCACTGCGACCCGGCGCCCTACAGGCCGCGGCAGTCCAAGCCGCGCAAGACCCGACTGCTACGCGAATTCGCGAAGCTCGTCGGCGATCCCAACAGCGGTGGATCGACCCGCCGCAAACTTATCACCGCCTACCGCCAGGAAGCGCTCATGTGCCTGCGGATGCTGACCGAGCAGGGTCCGACCAAGGCGTCGGAGATCGCGCGGCAGACCCGCATCGCGCATGCGCGGCGGCTGATGGCCGACAACCATTACGGCTGGTTCGAGCGCGTCGAGACGGGCATCTACGCCCTCAGCCCCAAGGGCCTCACGGCGGCGGCCGACTACGCCGTCGAGATCGAAAAGCTCGTCTCCAGCCGAGTCCCTGACCCGGACGCCACGATCGCCCCATGA